Within Metabacillus sp. KUDC1714, the genomic segment TATTTTTATGTTACTTTTCCTAACATTACAATGAGGTGGGAACTTGATGAAAATTAGTGAATTATTAAAAATTCCGATTCTTTCCAATGCAAAAATTGCTGCAGGCAAAAACGGTGTAGGTCGAAGTGTGCAATCAGTCAACATGATGGATGCCCCTGATATTATTCAATTTTTAAAGCCCAATGAATTATTAGTGACCACAGCATATTTTATTCGAGACAACCCTACAGAAATGGTCAAACTCGTTAGATTTATGGCAAAAAATAATTGCTCAGGACTCGGAATAAAAACTAGACGCTTTTTACATTCCATCCCCTCTGAAGTTATTAAAATAGCAAATGAAGAGAACCTTCCCTTAATTGAACTTCCTCTTGAACATTCATTAGGAGAAATTGTTAATGAGTCATTAAGTTACATTCTAGCAAGACGAACAAAGGAGCTACAATTCGCAATAAATACGCAAAGAGAATTTACCAAGCTTGTACATAAGGGAGAAAAATTATCAAAAATAATTGATCGTCTTTCCACGATTCTCGATAAACCGATTTTGCTTATTGATCATTTAAATCGTGTAATAGTTGAAACACACCACTTTCGTAGCACCGAAATGAAAAAACTCAGAAAAAATATTGTAAAAGACATCGATGCTAATCATTCGTCAATTAAACAGCAACCACTTTACCTTTCTGTTTACAAACCATCTTCCCTAAAGGGCAAATTCGTTCATTTTTTTCCGATCGATACCTATTTTAAGAAAAGTTATTTACTAATTATTGGTTTTGATTATCCCGTTGACGGATACACTCTCTTATCAGTGGAGCAAGTAACGAATGTTATTTCCTTCGAGCTCCTGAAACAACATGCATTATCGGAGAAAAATCTACATATTAAAAATAATTTTTTTACAGCATTATTAGATGGTGACTTACCTGAAAGTGAGGTTTTGAAACGAGGGGGAAAATACGGACTAAAAAAGGATCAATCTTACAATGTAATTGCCTGTAAAATTGATGAAAATAACGAAAAGATAACACAATCTCTTTCTTTTTATAACTCATTTCAAGTGGAAGGTTTTAAATACACGATTTATGAGCATTTAAAATCAATGTTTTCAAAAACAGGAATGGAGTTTTGTATTTTTATAAAGAATGATATTTTTGTTCTATTACTAGATCGAGAGAATATGAAATCTGAACAGCAATTAACTGAGTTTATTCAATCCGTTCAAAAGAAACTGCATGAGCAATTAAACGTGTCTATTTCTTTTGGTGTAAGTACTCACTGTAAGGATATACGGAATATTCACAGGGGCTATCGACATGCTGTGGAAGCATTGGAGGCAGGGTATCAACTTAGAAAGAGTCATTTTATTCAAACATATCGCACCAAGGATATCACTGAATTACTCCAAATGATCCCACTTGCTAATGTAACAGAGTTTTATGAGAGCACCCTTAAAGAACTTGCCTATACAACCAATAAAGATTTACTAAGTTTAGTACAAACCATTTCTGTTTTTATTGAAAATCATTGCCAAATCGCCGAAACAGCTAAACGGTTATACGTTCATCGAAATACAGTTGTTTATCGGCTAGAAAAATGCGAAGAATTATTAAACATCTCCTTAAAAGATTCTGATGAAACACTAAGACTTCGGATTGCTTTGTTAATCCGTTCGTTTCTTCTGGAAAAGGTAAAACCTTAGGTGGACCTTTTTCACTCTAAGGTTTTATTGTCAAAAATAGCCGAAGATTCATTTTTATAACGCTGAACCGCCCGAAGAATTCCATTGTACCCCGTACATCTACAAAGATTACCACATAAATAGTCGAGCACTTCTTCTTCTGTTGGCTGATTATTTTTGTCTAACAATGATTTTAGGGCAATAACCATACCCGGAGTACAATACCCACATTGAAGGGCACCTTCCTCCAAAAATGCTTGTTGGATCGGGTGGAGATTCTCTTGTGAAACCTGTTCGATTGTTTCGATTACCATACCATTGGCTTGATAAGCCATAACTAAACAAGAATTAACCACATTTCCGTTCATTAAAACGGAACACGAACCACACCTACCTATTTCACATGATATTTTTGTTCCGGTTAATTCTAAATCTTTACGTAAAAGGTCAACTAATCGATAGGTAGGGGGTATAATAAGACTGTACAATCGACCATTAATTGTTATGTTTAATGCAATCTTATTTTCTAGTATTCTATCATTTGTACTATTTTCAAACCTATCAATTTTCATTCAGATACCCCCTGTTTATAAAACGAAAATGAAGTCGTCTGAAGAGCATTCAATATTTCTTCAGAAGAAACAGGTAGCTTCTTGACCCATAATCCGCACGCATCATGAATTGCTGCGGTAATTGCTGGAGCAACAGCAACAGTGCCAATTTCACCAACACCTCTAGGTCCGAACACATCGTTTTCAATTAAGGATTCATCAACATAAACATTAGTCGAAAGAGGGATGTCCCTTATCGTTGGAATAATGTACGAATCAAAATTCTCAGTATGATAACGAGCGTTTTCCATTAGCGAATCTTCAAATAGAGTAAAACCTAGTCCCATAATGGCCCCACCCTCAATTTGTCCTAAATAGCCTAGTGGATTGACGACAGGACCTGCTGCAACAGCATGATCAAGCTTTGTCACCTTAATTTGACCTGTTAATTGATTCACTTCAACCTCAACTGCAACGGCTGCATACGTGTGTAGATAATGCCCGCCAATAACCGCATCAGGAGTTGTCGGAAAATGAAATTGCGTTGAACAAACAGGAAGCTCTGTTTTCAATCTGTTTGCAAGTTCTTTATAGGTGATCACACTCTTATCCTTTTCACCTTTCTCCCAAACGCCATTTTCTCCGAGCGTCAGAGTCTCCACTGCAACACCAGAAATACGTGATGCAGCATTTAGTAGCTTGTTTTTCCAAGGTCCTTTTAATTTGTTGATTCCTTGCCATATCATGTTTGTTGAACGAGAGGCAGTCGAGGAGCCTGAGGCAGGAACTATCCCAGTATCCCCAATAACGATTTTCACATCTTCTTTCGCACAACCGAGCATATCTGTCAGCAATATTTCAACTGTTGCTAGTAACCCTTGTCCAAACTCTTCAAAACCAAACGCTATTTCAATCTTCCCCTCTTCCGTTAGAGAAAGGCGGGCACCAGATGGATCTGGCCTTCCAAAGCCAAGCCCACCACCATGCATGGTGATAGCAGCACCTTTTCCCCTTAACCTCCACTTATCTTTTGGTTTTAGAGGAGTTGTTAATATTGGTGAGGACTTAATCATCTCCAGAACATTTTTCGCTCCATCATTCGCAACAATCCGTTGACCAAGTGGCCCTAAGTCATCTGCCTCTCTAATATTCATCTCTCGTAATTTTAAAGGATCAATATTTAGTATTTCTGCAAGTCTATCAATTTGTGATTCTAAAGCAAAGGTTACTTGATTACCACCAAAACCCCTAAACTCACCTGAAACCCCATTATTCGTAAATACTGAAATCCCTTCGATATCAACATTTTGAATTCTATACGGACCAGTCGAATGCTCTACTGCAAAATCCAATACAGCTGGTCCTAATGTGGCATATGCCCCTGTATCAGCAGTGATTCTAACAAAATGACCAACTAACAAACCATTTTCTTTTGCACCTGTAATCATTTTTATTTTCATAGGGTGACGTTTTATTCCTGCTTTGACAGATTCAATTCGCTTGTTATGGAGTTTCACTGGTCTATTCGACTTTATCGCAAGCAATGCCGCATATGGTTGGATATTCAACTCATCCTTCCCACCGAATGAACCTCCGATTGGACTTGAAATAACACGAATATCACTTTCAGGCATTGCCAAAATTCTAGCCAACTGCATACGATCCTTGAATCCGTGCTGTGTCGCAGCATATACTGTGATTTTACCATCCGCTTCTGGAACAACGACACCACCCTCAGTTTCCATATACGCATGCATTTGTCTCGGTGTTTCATATGTTTCCTCTACAATAAATGGGCACTCATCAATTGCACTCATGACATCATCGCTACTTTTATAGCCTGCACGATGAAGGATATTCCCTCCAGGATGTAATTTAACCGCAGAATCAATTAAAGCCGTTTCAGGATCATCAATCACTTCAAGTATTTCATACTCAACCTCAATCAACTCGATCGCCTTATCAGCAATTTCTTCACTTTCAGCCGCTACAGCAGCCACTGCATCCCCCACATACCGCACAACATCTTCACATAAAACCGGCTGATCCGGGAATATCAAACCAAATCGATTCATACCAACTACATCCTTATGAGTAACGACAGCAAAAACACCTTCTAATTGTTCTGCTTTCGATGTTGAAATCGACAAAATTTTAGCATGAGGATAAGAACTCCGTAACACTTTCCCATAGAGCATACCTGGAAAAGAATAATCAGTTAAATATTTAAGAGATCCTGTTACCTTATCATATCCATCAGGACGGATTTTCCATTTTTCTTGAAAATTATCTCTTATCAATTTCACATATCTCATCCTTCCTTATCACAAAAAATGTTCATTAATTCAGCAACAAGTAGATTTGCTGCTACGTGCTTGCGATATGTCTCAGTTATAAAAGGATCAGAGTAGGAATTGATTTCATCAACAATTTCTAGGTAAAGAGATCTTAGTAAATTTTCATCAAAATCGTTTGTTTCCAATATTTTTTCAACTACTATTAGTCGACATGGATCATTGTTACCTCCACCGACAGCGATTCCAATATACTCCAATCGCTTAGCACTTATTCGCCTCCATTGCGCACAAATTGTTACCAAAGCTGGTGTAAATGCTTCTCTTCTCCCCACTTTCTTAAAAAAGGCTTGTTCTCCCTTCTTTTGACAAGGAATACGAATTAATAGCAATAGATAGTTAAGTTGTGGTGTATCCTTTAGTAAGCTAAGCAATCCCCATAATTTTATAACCTTTGTCTCGTCTTGAATTCTTATAGTCAATTCAGCATCTAAAACAAGCAGAGCAGGAATGGAATCACCGATACCACTCGCAATATTCCCACCAAGTGTTGCCCGATTTCGGACAGCAGGCGCTGCAATCTTTTTACATGCCTCAACAAGTAATTGAGCATGTTCATTGATAATTGGGTTTTCTATACATTCAGAAATTGTCGTTAGTGCACCTATTTCTACGAATGAAGAATCCCCTCGCTCAATATACTCTACCCCTTTTAACTCAGTAATTGGTTCTAAGTTTATTAATGTCGTTGAAAGCGGTTGGCCAAATTCCCAATTAAGCTGGATAAGTGTTCCTCCTGCGATAAAAACACCACCTAATTCTCTCAACCTCATAGCATCCTGAATGAGACGTGGATGTTCAACTAAAATATCTGATTTCTTTATGTCAGCCATCTCATTTTTCACCGTGATCACCTATCCCTCCTGAAATGTCCTTAAGTGAATGACTAAAAAATCGTCTAAAGCATAATTAGGGATAAGTAGAAGTAAGGAGAACTTCTAGCTATGAGTAGCTTAAGAAATTTTATTAGAGTTTCTTAAAGAGAAAGACCTTGCAAATTCATAATCCTCTACTGTATCTATATCGAATAGCTGATCTGAATTTACCTGAATGCTCGTTCCTGTTAAAGTACCATTCTTCAACAAACTACGCGCTCCTTCATCACCACGAATTGTCATGATCTTAGCAAGTGCTTTAAGATTAAATATTATCGGTGGCTTCAATACCCCACCAACAGCAGATGCAACATAATCGTGTTCATTTCTCGCTTCATTGATTAATCGATTAATCAATCCAGATGTTACAAATGGTTGATCTGCAAGAAAGACAACAATAGACTCTGCACCTAATTGTAAAGCACGCCTTATACCCGCCTTAAGTGAAAAAGATTGACCTAAATGCGCTTGTAAACTTACGATATTTTCCCATTTATTTGGATAAGCGTGGAGATCATCTGCAGAATTAAGCCATACTGCATTAAAATCATTTGTCACAACTAAAAAATGATCAATATTTGATTGCATAATCTCTTTCAACGCAATTGTACCGAGAGGTTTTACTGATAATGGTAAAGATAATTTACATTTTCCCATTCGCTTACTACTACCTGCAGCAAGATAAATCCCAATGATGTTCTTCATAAAGCAACCGCCAACCTCCTTGCTTTATTTTGAATGAGCTCAGCCATAATACTTATCGCTATCTCTTGAGGCCCTTCTGCTCCGATTGCTAAACCAACAGGAAAATGAATCCACTCAGGAATTCTTATACCCTTTAAAAGTTTTTCCGCACGAACCTTTGAGCCTAAAATTCCTAAATATGCAATTTTCTTTCCAAGCAATAATTGGATAAGTTGATGATCTTTTTCATAATTATGGGTCATCAAAACAATTGAATCAGAAGTAGAAAAGGAAATGGATTGAGCAAATTCAGAAGGTGAAGCAATGTACGTTTTATAAACAAATGGAAAATAAATTTCGTTACAAAAGGCGGGTCGCCAATCAACAACAATCACTTGAAAACCTGTAAGATGTGCTAGTTGCGCGAGAGGAATCACATCCACTCCAGCTCCATATATAAAAAGCCTTGGTCTTGCCATAATCTTCTGTATATAATACAAATTTTGATCTCTTTGCAGCAATTGAGTACTTTCATCCGGAGGAAAGGTTGGCCATTGACCATGCCATTGACCAAAAAATCCCCCCTCTGCCGTAAAAAAAAGGTAATCCATTACTTTGCCCTGCATCGAGATTCTTTTTGCATATGTTACATCAACACCACGGTTAACAAGTTCCCTTACTTTCTTTAAATCTTCTTTAAGAAGCGATGTAACCGGCTCTACCAAAACCTTTATTATCCCATTACAGCCAGCACCCTGTCCCCATGACAAGTCATCTTCATCCGTGAGGTCATATGTAACAATTGTTGAGTTCGGATTCGGATCATATAAGAAATCATTTACTCGTGCAAATAGGTCTTGCTCAAGACACCCTCCACTTAAAAGCCCTACTTGCTTACCATTCTCTTGAAACAACATCAACGCTCCAGCCCTTTGATATGCTGAGCCTTGAACATCAATAATTGTTGCTAAAACACTTTTACAAGAAGAATCACAAACCGTATCGAGTATTTCATATATGTCCGTACGCATGTTTTACCCCCTTTTAAAAAACTCTCATTATCTATTTTTATTATCTGATCGTAAAGTTCCCCTTAGGCAATCTATTTAATAAACGTTTAATCGCTTTATTTGCTTCCTTTAAAACGACCGACTTATCAATCGTCTTTATGATTCGATTTTCCATAACCACTTTTCCATTAATTATCGTCGTTTCCACATCACCTCTTGTGGCTGAATAGACGATTCTTGAAATAGGATCGACATCTGTTGATGGGTATGTATGGAAATTATTCAAATCCAAAATAACAACATCTGCTTTTTTCCCAACCTCTAAGCTACCAATCTCTTTTTCTAATCCCATCGCTGCTGCTCCACCCATTGTCGCCATACGGAAAACCTTTTTAGCATCCATTGCTGTTGGACCATGAATTGGTTTTTGAATAAGAGCTGTTAATCGCATTTCATTAAACATATCCAAATTATTGTTACATGGAGCTCCATCTGCACCAAGACTTAAACATATACCTTTATCGTGCATATCAGGTGTTTCAGCAATACCTGAGGCAAGCTTTAAGTTTGAACCAGGACAATGACTAACCTTCACACCTTTCTCGCGAATAATCCGTTTTTCATTGTCATCCAACCATATACAATGAGCTAAAATTAACCTAGGGCTCGCTAAGCCTAGATGATCTAAATAAACGACATTTCTCATCCCACGTTCATTTTCGACAATTTCAATTTCTTTTAAATTTTCTGAAGCATGAGTATGAACCATCACTTGATATTGATTAGATAAATCCCTCACCTCAGTTAACAAATCTTCAGTACATGAAATGACAAATCTAGGTGAAAAAGCGTATTGAATACGACCATTATCGTAATTGTTCCATTTTTCCAACAAGTCAACACTTTCTTGAATCGATTCATTTGTTTTTTCTAATAGATTAACAGGAACATTGTCCCCTTGATCCATCATTACTTTCCCTGCTAGAGCTCGGATTCCACTTTCTTCAATAGCTCTAAACGCAAAATCTGTATGGCGAACCGTTTCCATATCGATGATTGATGTTGTACCACTTTGAATAAGCTCTCCAATACCTAACATTGCAGAATAGTAGATAGATTCTTCATCATGTGCAGCTTCAAGAGGCCATATTCTCTTAGATAACCAGTCTAAAAGCTCTAAATCATCACCCTGACCTCTAAATAATGTTTGACAAAGATGAATATGACTTTGAATGAATCCAGGAATAATTGTCTTACCTGTTGCATCTATGATTTTATCAGGCAATACCCCTTCAATACATTTAGAGATCTGCGCAATTCTATCATCTTCTATCAAAAGATCACCATAAACAATATCTGTCTGTTCATTCATTGTAATAATTTCTGCATTTTTTATTAGTATTTGCATTACTCTTCCCCCTTTCGACTGAATCAACACTCTCCAATATCCCCCATGTTACTTTTAATCACAACGTTTGTTAGTTATATTTATCATAATAACAATTTTCTTATTTGTCATTGTGCATAAACGATAAATCCCTTCCTGAAATTTGGATATAATCCATAAAATCTCATCATATAAACTTATGGAAACGTTAGATTTTCTTACACATTCATCCAGATGGATAGCACCTTTACTAAGTTTATTAATTTCTATAAAAAAAAGACTAAAATCAAAATGAGTCAGCCTTATTAAATGATGGAATTTACAACATTTGCAAAAACAGCCTAAATTTTATTATCTTCTAGGTTATCATGAAAGAAATCCAATTACGTGCTCATTTAAGAGCCGAAAAGATTGCTGACAAGCCTGAAACAATTATTAATAATAGTGTCAATTTGTTAAACAATTCTTGCCCTACTTTATTACCTATTTTAATACCTATGATTGTTCCTAGAATTAAAGCAGGTGAAAACGATAAGCTATATGTGCAGAAGAAATCGTTGATATGATCGATAAATTAGGTGTTGAATTTAGTTCACTGGTAGAAACAATAGGTGGTGATGTCTATATAGGTGGGGGGAAACAGACGCCATGAGACAGTTTGCACGGGTAGTAAAAGATTTACAATTACATTATCCAAGTTTGCTTGATTTTGGTATTTTAATTCCCTCTTTTTTTACCGGTTTTTCTTAACAAGTATCAGACTTTTGGGTGAGATAAGTCTCAACTTATGAAGGATTACTTCATCCCATCTTTAATATAAAATAGTAGATAACAGTTTTTGTAAGCCCTCAATTTATCCTTATTTAGAGGGTCTATTGAACTCTATTTTACGGGAGAGTGATACTTATGTCAGAATTAATTTATGCAGGTTCATTAAAGAAACTTGAAGATGTAGGTGCAAAGGTAATAAAAGGTGGAAGTCATGCAATTGCAGTATTTGTTCACGAAAAACAAGTCTATGCGGTGGATAACCGTTGTCCGCATATGGGCTTCCCCCTCCATACAGGAAGTTTATGTGATGGGATTTTAACGTGTCATTGGCACCATGCTCGTTTTGATATAAAAAGCGGTGGAACCTTAGATCCATGGGCAGATGATATTCCTACTTACCCTGTCCATATAAAGGAAGATAAGGTTTGGGTACACCCTGTTCCTTATAATAAAGTAACAATCGAAAAATTAAGGAAGCGTTTACGTGAAGGTCTTGAGCAAAATTTAAGTCTTGTCATCGCTAAATCGGTTGTCGGATTGATGGAAGCTGGTTTTCCAGCGAATGAGATTGCAAAGGTTGGTATCGACTTTGGAACGATACATCATCAAAGCGGCTGGGGCTCTGGATTGACGATTTTAACAGCCATGACAAATGTATTAACTAAATTGGATAAAACCGGTCAGATTTTAGCATTGTTCCAAGGTCTCGTTCATGTTGCACGCGAAAGTTCTGGAATGGGATCACGCTTTTTACTCGGGTCCCTCCCTGTCACAGATGAAATGAATACCCAATCTTTCGAACAATTATCAGAATGGTATCGTCATTGTGTGGAGGTTCGTGATCCGCAGGGAGCTGAACGAGTACTCTTGACGACGATTGAATTAGACTTCACGAACGAGCAGATTGCTGACATGATGATGACTGCAATCACTGATCATTTTTATGTAAATACAGGGCATACGCTCGATTTTCATAATAAAGCTTTCGAGATTCTCGAGCAGATTGGTTTTGAGCACCGGCCATATGTATTATCATCATTGTTACCTGGTCTCGGTCATGTATCCCGTAGTGAAGAATCCCATAGCTGGCAATCACCCGTTGACTTGGTCAAACCATTAATAGAAGCGTTCAAAAAATTACCTGATATTCTTGCTAATGCATCATCAATTGAGGAAACTGAAGTGGATGAAGCACCATTGGTTGAACAAATTTTATCAGATGATGCTTTAAAAACGGTAAATATGATGTTGGATGCACTTAAAAACGGAGTCTCCCCTGCCCGTTTGGCACAGCTCGTAGCTTTAGCGGCCGCGGAACGGATTTCTCGTTTCCATGTACAAAATGATTTCAGAGATTGGATTACCGTACTTCATACTTTTACTCACGCGCATGCATTACATGAATCGTTAAGGCGCTCAACCACACCTGAATTAACCCGAGCTGTTTTCCATGGAGCAATGAGTGTCTATCAAGATCGTTTTCTCAATTTACCATCTGCACGAAGACCGGAACCAAAGGATGTAGAAGCTGAACCGCAAAATCCTTCAGAATTATTGGAGATGATGAATAAACAACAACAGGTTGCAGAATCAGCACGTTGGGTAGTGAATTACCTGGCACGCGGAGGTAATATAAGTGAACTCTTCAATACACTCGGGCACGCTTTACTAAGAGAGGATGCAGAGTTTCATTCGTTTCAAATGTTTGAAGCGGCGATGGTCGAACATGAACATTGGGAAATTGAGGATTCCGAGCTTGCTAGTCATGCACAGGAAACGTTGATCATCGCAGTAACACGTTATCTAGCAGGCCATGCCCCAACTTCTAGAGAAATGCAACATATAGCACGGATTGCAATGCGCCTCCACCGCGGAGAAAAATTATTTGAAGATGAATGATTTTTTGAAAAGTGAGGGGTAAGTACAATCCCGCTTGATCCTTTTCAAGCGGAATTGTCTATTTAATACCTATAACATCCGCTTATGTTTTCCAACTAATGTAGCAGGGTCTTGAGATATACTCCTTTCATATTCATCACAAGCTGTTGCATAAAGTATTCCGTCATGTCCAATTTTAAGTCTTCCTCCATTAATTCAGGAATTACCTGAAATTACCTGGAATTATTTTTTGATCGCAAACCTGGAAAAATGAGTTAGCTGTCACATTCACACGAAAATTCTTGATAATCAGAGCACCTTCTTCTGTGATATAAGCCACTATTGCCTCCTTTGTTATTTATTCTAGCGTGCTTTTCGCGTATAGCAAATACCTTATATCTTATATCAAGATATGCTTGATGGGTATATCTAAAACGTATATACTCTAACATTATGATAGAGGAGTAATGATATGGAATTTAGAGTTTTACGATATTTTCTTACTGTTGCAAGAGAAGGAAGCATGACGGGTGCCGCTAATTTATTACATGTAACACAGCCAACCTTGTCAAGACAATTAAAAGACCTTGAACAAGAGTTAAGTAAAAAACTATTTATTCGCAGTAGTCACAGTGTCATTCTTACAGATGAAGGAATGCTCCTGCGAAAAAGAGCAGAAGAAATCGTCGATATGGTCGATAAATTAGAGGCAGAATTTAGTTCCATGGAAGAAACAATAGGTGGTGATGTCTATATAGGCGGTGGGGAAACAGACGCTATGAGACAGATCGCACGGGTAGTAAAAGAATTACAGTTAAGTTATCCAAATATCCGGTATCACCTCTACAGCGGAAACGAAGACGATGTGACGGAACGACTTGACAAAGGATTGCTTGACTTTGGTATTTTAATTCAACCAGCTGATTTATCCAAATACAATTATATCGATATCCCAGCTAAAGATGTTTGGGGTGTTGTTATGAGGAAAGACAGTCCTCTTGCTTTGAAAGATACCATTCAAGCAGTGGATTTATTAAATGTTCCGGTAATCTGTTCACGACAGGCTATGAAACAGACATTTTCTAAAAATGAATTTGCGGATTGGTTTGGTGAAGATTTTAATAAATTAAATGTTGTGACTACATACAACCTTGCCTATAATGCTGCCATTATGGTTGATGAGGGTATTGGTTATGCAATAACCCTTGATAAAATAGTAAATACGTCTAGTGATAGTAACCTTTGTTTTCGACCGCTAGTTCCAAGACTTGAATCTGGCTTAACTATTGTTTGGAAAAAGCATCATGTTTTTTCCGCTCCTGCTGATATGTTTTTAAAAGAAATTCAGGCGAAATTTTCAAATTCTTTATCAGATGTATAGGAAAATTTCAAAAAACATATTAAGAATAATGTATTCCTCGAAGTAGCCACCATAGGTTACCTGGATTGTTGACCAGCACATCTAAATCGGGGTACTGCCAACTTGACGGCAGCCTCCCTGCTGGTTACTTTAAGTTCAAGAGACAATGTGTCAGCTATGGAGCTGTACCTATCTCATACTGATGCACTTGTACAAATACTAATGTTTACCAAGGGATTTGTTTCCCATCTTTAAAGAACCCGCCAGAAGGTCCTTCAGGTCCTATCGTCGCTAACCAAAGGATAGACTCAGCAGCTTGCTTAGGGGTTCTTGGAGCTGATGGTCCACCCATATCTGAGCTTACCCATCCCGGATCGACGGCGTTTATTTTAATATCTTCCTTGATTTCTGCTGCTACCAATCGTGTCAATCCATTTAGGGCAAATTTAGACAACTTATAAGCTCCTACTCCTGGATATGACATTTCGCTCATCTCCCCATATTCTGAGGAAACATTAATAATCCTCCCAAATCCATGTTTTTCCATGAGGGGAATAAAGGAACGGATCACATGGTAAACTCCAAAGAAATTAGTTGCCATTGTTTTTTCCAGAATGCAAGGGTCCATAACCAATAACTTTTCATTCTCATCTAAATACACGCCTGCATTATTAATTAATACGTCTACTCTTCCATACTTCTCATTTATTGCAACCGCAGCTTGATGGATGCTTTCTTGATTGGCGACATCCAGCTTAACACACGAAACATCCAAATTTAACTCCTTAAGTTTTTGCACAGCCTCATTACCCATTCCTGGATCCCGACTTGCCAAAATCACCTTAAAGCCATTCAAAGCCAATTGTTTGACCAGTTCATATCCAATACCTCGATTCCCGCCAGTTACAAGTGCAACTTGTTTATCATGTGACATTTTACTCCCCCATTTCTCGTTCTTTGATTGAGTGGCAAATCATAAAAGGTATACTCCTTAAACGGAGAATTGTTTTGAAGGACTATACTTATAATATCTTAGTAAAATAGTTACCA encodes:
- the pucD gene encoding xanthine dehydrogenase subunit D, with protein sequence MKLIRDNFQEKWKIRPDGYDKVTGSLKYLTDYSFPGMLYGKVLRSSYPHAKILSISTSKAEQLEGVFAVVTHKDVVGMNRFGLIFPDQPVLCEDVVRYVGDAVAAVAAESEEIADKAIELIEVEYEILEVIDDPETALIDSAVKLHPGGNILHRAGYKSSDDVMSAIDECPFIVEETYETPRQMHAYMETEGGVVVPEADGKITVYAATQHGFKDRMQLARILAMPESDIRVISSPIGGSFGGKDELNIQPYAALLAIKSNRPVKLHNKRIESVKAGIKRHPMKIKMITGAKENGLLVGHFVRITADTGAYATLGPAVLDFAVEHSTGPYRIQNVDIEGISVFTNNGVSGEFRGFGGNQVTFALESQIDRLAEILNIDPLKLREMNIREADDLGPLGQRIVANDGAKNVLEMIKSSPILTTPLKPKDKWRLRGKGAAITMHGGGLGFGRPDPSGARLSLTEEGKIEIAFGFEEFGQGLLATVEILLTDMLGCAKEDVKIVIGDTGIVPASGSSTASRSTNMIWQGINKLKGPWKNKLLNAASRISGVAVETLTLGENGVWEKGEKDKSVITYKELANRLKTELPVCSTQFHFPTTPDAVIGGHYLHTYAAVAVEVEVNQLTGQIKVTKLDHAVAAGPVVNPLGYLGQIEGGAIMGLGFTLFEDSLMENARYHTENFDSYIIPTIRDIPLSTNVYVDESLIENDVFGPRGVGEIGTVAVAPAITAAIHDACGLWVKKLPVSSEEILNALQTTSFSFYKQGVSE
- a CDS encoding nucleotidyltransferase family protein, whose protein sequence is MKNIIGIYLAAGSSKRMGKCKLSLPLSVKPLGTIALKEIMQSNIDHFLVVTNDFNAVWLNSADDLHAYPNKWENIVSLQAHLGQSFSLKAGIRRALQLGAESIVVFLADQPFVTSGLINRLINEARNEHDYVASAVGGVLKPPIIFNLKALAKIMTIRGDEGARSLLKNGTLTGTSIQVNSDQLFDIDTVEDYEFARSFSLRNSNKIS
- a CDS encoding FAD binding domain-containing protein, which produces MITVKNEMADIKKSDILVEHPRLIQDAMRLRELGGVFIAGGTLIQLNWEFGQPLSTTLINLEPITELKGVEYIERGDSSFVEIGALTTISECIENPIINEHAQLLVEACKKIAAPAVRNRATLGGNIASGIGDSIPALLVLDAELTIRIQDETKVIKLWGLLSLLKDTPQLNYLLLLIRIPCQKKGEQAFFKKVGRREAFTPALVTICAQWRRISAKRLEYIGIAVGGGNNDPCRLIVVEKILETNDFDENLLRSLYLEIVDEINSYSDPFITETYRKHVAANLLVAELMNIFCDKEG
- a CDS encoding (2Fe-2S)-binding protein, which gives rise to MKIDRFENSTNDRILENKIALNITINGRLYSLIIPPTYRLVDLLRKDLELTGTKISCEIGRCGSCSVLMNGNVVNSCLVMAYQANGMVIETIEQVSQENLHPIQQAFLEEGALQCGYCTPGMVIALKSLLDKNNQPTEEEVLDYLCGNLCRCTGYNGILRAVQRYKNESSAIFDNKTLE
- a CDS encoding PucR family transcriptional regulator translates to MKISELLKIPILSNAKIAAGKNGVGRSVQSVNMMDAPDIIQFLKPNELLVTTAYFIRDNPTEMVKLVRFMAKNNCSGLGIKTRRFLHSIPSEVIKIANEENLPLIELPLEHSLGEIVNESLSYILARRTKELQFAINTQREFTKLVHKGEKLSKIIDRLSTILDKPILLIDHLNRVIVETHHFRSTEMKKLRKNIVKDIDANHSSIKQQPLYLSVYKPSSLKGKFVHFFPIDTYFKKSYLLIIGFDYPVDGYTLLSVEQVTNVISFELLKQHALSEKNLHIKNNFFTALLDGDLPESEVLKRGGKYGLKKDQSYNVIACKIDENNEKITQSLSFYNSFQVEGFKYTIYEHLKSMFSKTGMEFCIFIKNDIFVLLLDRENMKSEQQLTEFIQSVQKKLHEQLNVSISFGVSTHCKDIRNIHRGYRHAVEALEAGYQLRKSHFIQTYRTKDITELLQMIPLANVTEFYESTLKELAYTTNKDLLSLVQTISVFIENHCQIAETAKRLYVHRNTVVYRLEKCEELLNISLKDSDETLRLRIALLIRSFLLEKVKP